The Petrotoga miotherma DSM 10691 genomic sequence TATTTCTAACAGATACTTCGAAATGTCTTGAACGACGTTTTTAGGAACTATTGTATCGTTAACTCTGAAAAGTGTCTTTTTAGGAGTGAAATTTACAGCTAAGATCAAATCATCACCATCAAAAGGCACGTATTCCCTCAGCATCTCTTTGATAAACTCATTAACAGTAAAATACGCTGAAACGGACCCTTCAGACGTTTTCAGATTTTGAGGAACATTTCCTATTAAAAAAAGGTTTAAAGCATTTAGAAACATAGATTTTCCTGTTCCCGACTCACCGGTGATAGTACAGAAATTGTCGCTAAAATCCACGTTAGCACTTTTAAAAAGACCAAAATTTTTTATAGACAAAGAAAGTAGCATTCACCACACCAACCTTAAAATCGGCACTTTTTTCTTCTATCATCGAAATTATACCATAATTTTAAATCTTTTTATTTTTTAAAAAATCAATTATTATTTCTTTTGCATCTAAAGAAGGTACTTTTTCTATGGTTTTTTTGGGAAGTTTAACTCCTCCCTCTATAACCTCTAAATATCCTCTAGCAGTGCTCTTCCAAGTATAATTTTCTAAAACTCTTTTTTTAACCTTTTTTGAAAAATAGTCATAATTATTCAAACCTTTTATTAAGCCCTCAACAATATCTTGTATATCTTCAGGATCAATTAATACACCTGAACCATCTGAGAATATTTCACTTGGTCCACCATTCTTTGTTGCAATAACAGCGAGGCCACAAGCGCCTGCTTCGATAGGGGCTAAGCCAAAGGGTTCATAAAAAGAAGGTAGAACAAAAACAGACTTTAATTTTGAAAAGAATTTGTAAGCAGTAGCTAAGGCAAGTTGAGATTTTAAATCAAAAAAATATACCTTATCTTTTATATCTGCTTTTTCTATTTCTTCCAAAATTGGGGTTAAGATGGATCTTTCATTCTCCGACAATTTATGTATGTCGGTGAAAGGATCAGGAATGCCCCTAAGAAATATTCCTAGATTTGCCTTATCTTGAAGATCTTTAGAATTTGCGTATGCCTTTACAACAGAAATATGGTTTTTTTTGAGATCTAAACGGCTGGAGAGAATGATAAAAGGTTTTTGCTGCTTGTTTAATTTTTTTTCAATTTGAGCAACAGTCTCCTGATCGAGGTCAGTCAAATCATCGTTAAAGATCTCCGT encodes the following:
- a CDS encoding glycosyltransferase; amino-acid sequence: MKVLFLNPQGNFDKNDSHLTEHPDFGGQLIYVKEVSKELANLNVSVDIVTRQIIDPNWPEFSKKLDYFDTTQNPTIVRIPFGGEKFLNKELLWPHLKEYVGNILAFYQNQKIDFVTTHYADGGYSGVLLKSKLGVNFSFTGHSLGAQKMDKLNVSHENFEDLDKEYHFSQRIMAERLSMKYASKIIVSTSMERYEQYSHPLYADVSEVENDSKYKVIPPGVNTEIFNDDLTDLDQETVAQIEKKLNKQQKPFIILSSRLDLKKNHISVVKAYANSKDLQDKANLGIFLRGIPDPFTDIHKLSENERSILTPILEEIEKADIKDKVYFFDLKSQLALATAYKFFSKLKSVFVLPSFYEPFGLAPIEAGACGLAVIATKNGGPSEIFSDGSGVLIDPEDIQDIVEGLIKGLNNYDYFSKKVKKRVLENYTWKSTARGYLEVIEGGVKLPKKTIEKVPSLDAKEIIIDFLKNKKI